The following coding sequences lie in one Arthrobacter sp. PGP41 genomic window:
- a CDS encoding thiamine pyrophosphate-dependent enzyme — MTTEPAAATLTEPHIPHAAVESSAQHGLQANPSEKPEPATKSAGHVIVDSLAAHGVERTYVVPGESFLDVLDGLHASDIETIVCRHEGGAAYMAEADGKMNQRPGVAMVTRGPGAANAHVGLHTAWQDSTPMLLFVGLIPFAHRDREAFQEFDIKAWFDTGAKRVMVLDHAERASEIVAEAVFAAMSGRPGPVVVGLPEDIIRQQIDPALHPAIPVASGGMSSTDAIALRAALEESSRPLFVTGGNDWTQAAADQLTAWLERHQIPAAAEWRTQGTVSFDSPSYVGPIGYGRPRPTYDLLEETDLLVFVGTVPGDVITDGFVCRQDWSKKNFLVTVDPSLRGRSGPVSRQILAKPEAFVRDLTGISLPAKEEWKAWTARMRTEQQRFAALPPASPAPGRARMDTLMANLVPRLPEDAMVTFGAGEHTNWAHRYFPTRRYASMISARNGSMGYSVPSAIAASLAEPARRVVTIAGDGEFLMNGQELATAVQYGATPLVIVMDNQEYGTIRTHQERHYPSRVSGTQLKNPDFGLMARAFGGFGVTVTKDKDIPAALNAALAAIDEDGVFALIHLVVEQRVKAY, encoded by the coding sequence ATGACAACGGAACCCGCAGCAGCAACCCTGACCGAACCGCACATCCCGCACGCCGCCGTCGAATCCTCCGCGCAGCACGGGCTGCAGGCAAACCCTTCGGAGAAGCCAGAACCAGCAACCAAATCCGCGGGCCATGTGATAGTTGATTCGCTGGCCGCGCACGGGGTGGAGCGCACCTATGTGGTGCCGGGCGAGAGCTTCCTCGACGTATTGGATGGCCTGCACGCCTCGGATATTGAAACCATCGTCTGCAGGCATGAGGGCGGCGCCGCCTACATGGCTGAAGCGGACGGAAAGATGAACCAGCGCCCCGGCGTGGCGATGGTGACACGTGGGCCCGGCGCCGCCAACGCCCATGTTGGCCTGCACACCGCGTGGCAGGATTCCACCCCCATGCTTCTGTTTGTGGGCCTGATCCCGTTCGCGCACCGGGACCGGGAGGCCTTCCAGGAGTTCGACATCAAGGCCTGGTTCGATACCGGTGCCAAGCGGGTGATGGTCCTTGACCACGCAGAACGGGCGTCCGAGATCGTGGCCGAGGCAGTGTTTGCGGCCATGAGCGGACGGCCGGGCCCGGTGGTGGTGGGCCTGCCGGAGGACATCATCCGCCAGCAGATCGACCCTGCGCTGCATCCGGCCATACCCGTAGCCTCCGGTGGCATGAGCAGCACGGATGCTATCGCCCTCCGGGCTGCACTGGAAGAATCGAGCAGGCCGCTGTTCGTTACCGGCGGCAACGACTGGACCCAGGCGGCGGCAGACCAGCTGACCGCCTGGCTGGAACGGCACCAGATCCCGGCAGCTGCGGAATGGCGGACACAGGGGACGGTGTCCTTCGATTCGCCCTCCTATGTTGGCCCTATTGGCTATGGCCGGCCCCGCCCCACCTACGATCTCCTGGAGGAAACCGACCTGCTGGTCTTTGTGGGGACGGTGCCGGGCGATGTTATTACGGACGGGTTCGTCTGCCGGCAGGACTGGAGCAAGAAGAACTTCCTGGTTACCGTGGACCCCTCGCTCCGCGGCCGGTCGGGCCCGGTCTCCCGGCAAATCCTGGCCAAGCCGGAAGCCTTCGTACGCGACCTCACTGGCATCAGCCTGCCGGCCAAGGAGGAGTGGAAAGCCTGGACCGCGCGGATGCGGACGGAGCAGCAAAGGTTCGCCGCCCTGCCCCCGGCCTCCCCCGCACCGGGCCGGGCGCGGATGGACACCCTGATGGCGAACCTGGTGCCACGGCTTCCGGAGGATGCCATGGTGACCTTCGGCGCTGGCGAACACACCAACTGGGCCCACCGCTACTTCCCAACCCGCCGGTACGCCTCGATGATCAGCGCCCGCAACGGCTCGATGGGCTACTCGGTCCCCTCGGCCATCGCGGCCTCGCTGGCGGAACCGGCACGCCGGGTGGTCACCATTGCAGGCGACGGCGAGTTCCTGATGAACGGCCAGGAACTGGCTACGGCGGTCCAGTACGGGGCCACGCCGCTTGTGATCGTCATGGACAACCAGGAGTACGGGACCATCCGCACCCACCAGGAGCGGCACTATCCGTCCCGCGTCTCCGGCACGCAACTGAAGAATCCGGACTTCGGCCTGATGGCCAGGGCCTTCGGCGGTTTCGGGGTCACTGTCACCAAGGACAAGGACATCCCCGCTGCACTCAATGCAGCCCTTGCAGCCATCGACGAGGACGGCGTCTTCGCGCTTATCCACCTCGTCGTCGAACAGCGCGTTAAGGCCTACTAA
- a CDS encoding amino acid permease has product MPHNPNDEVAANHIIDGGHAHASETALHAEDKGYHKNLKPRQIQMIAIGGAIGTGLFLGAGGRLNAAGPSLVIAYAVCGFFAFLILRALGELVLHRPSSGSFVSYAREFFGEKAAFVSGWFYWINWATTTIVDITAAALYMNFFGNYIPWMAAVPQWAWALIALVVVLCLNLVSVKVFGEMEFWFALIKVAALVLFLIAGTYFVIFGTPVDGQQVGLSLLSDNGGVFPNGLLPMIILMQGVLFAYASIELVGTAAGETENPEKIMPKAINSVVFRIAVFYVGSVILLALLLPYTSYEKGVSPFVTFFGSIGIQGVDVIMNLVVLTAALSSLNAGLYSTGRILRSMSVNGSAPKFASRMNKAGVPYGGIAITAGVSLLGVPLNYLVPAQAFEIVLNVASVGIIMTWATIVLCQIQLKRWADKGWLERPSFRMIGAPYTGYLSLLFLAGVLVMVFIDSPLTMLVTAIASVLMVVGWYACRTRIREIAQTREGYTGLSPVIANPTPIR; this is encoded by the coding sequence ATGCCCCACAACCCCAACGACGAGGTTGCAGCAAATCACATCATCGACGGCGGGCACGCCCACGCCTCCGAAACCGCCCTGCACGCCGAGGACAAGGGCTACCACAAGAATTTGAAGCCCCGGCAGATCCAGATGATCGCGATCGGCGGTGCGATCGGCACCGGCCTGTTCCTCGGCGCGGGCGGCCGGCTCAACGCCGCGGGCCCGTCCCTGGTCATCGCCTACGCCGTCTGCGGGTTCTTCGCGTTCCTGATCCTGCGCGCCCTGGGCGAACTGGTGCTGCACCGCCCGTCCTCGGGCTCCTTTGTTTCCTACGCCCGTGAATTCTTCGGCGAGAAGGCCGCGTTCGTGTCGGGCTGGTTCTACTGGATCAACTGGGCCACCACCACCATCGTGGACATCACCGCCGCGGCCCTCTACATGAACTTCTTCGGCAACTACATCCCCTGGATGGCGGCAGTCCCCCAATGGGCCTGGGCACTGATCGCCCTCGTGGTGGTCCTTTGCCTGAACCTCGTCTCTGTGAAGGTCTTCGGCGAAATGGAATTCTGGTTCGCCCTGATCAAGGTCGCCGCCCTGGTCCTCTTCCTCATCGCCGGCACCTACTTCGTCATCTTCGGAACCCCCGTTGACGGCCAGCAGGTCGGCCTGAGCCTCCTCTCGGACAACGGCGGCGTCTTCCCCAACGGCCTGCTCCCCATGATCATCCTCATGCAGGGCGTCCTGTTCGCCTACGCCTCAATCGAACTGGTCGGCACCGCCGCCGGCGAAACCGAGAACCCCGAGAAGATCATGCCCAAGGCCATCAACTCCGTGGTCTTCCGCATCGCCGTGTTCTACGTCGGCTCCGTCATCCTCCTGGCCCTGCTGCTGCCCTACACCTCCTACGAAAAGGGCGTCAGCCCCTTCGTGACGTTCTTCGGCTCCATCGGCATCCAGGGCGTGGACGTCATCATGAACCTCGTCGTCCTCACCGCCGCACTGTCCTCCCTCAACGCAGGCCTCTACTCCACCGGCCGGATCCTGCGCTCCATGTCCGTCAACGGCTCCGCCCCCAAATTCGCCTCCCGCATGAACAAAGCAGGCGTCCCCTACGGCGGCATCGCCATCACCGCCGGAGTGTCCCTCCTGGGCGTCCCGCTGAACTACCTCGTCCCGGCCCAGGCCTTCGAAATCGTCCTGAACGTCGCCTCCGTAGGCATCATCATGACCTGGGCAACGATCGTCCTCTGCCAGATCCAGCTCAAACGCTGGGCCGACAAAGGCTGGCTCGAACGCCCCTCCTTCCGCATGATCGGCGCCCCCTACACCGGCTACCTGTCCCTGCTCTTCCTGGCGGGCGTACTGGTAATGGTCTTCATCGACTCCCCCCTCACCATGCTCGTCACCGCCATCGCCTCGGTCCTGATGGTCGTCGGCTGGTACGCCTGCCGCACCCGCATCCGCGAAATCGCCCAAACCCGCGAAGGCTACACCGGCCTCTCCCCCGTCATCGCCAACCCCACACCCATCAGATAA
- a CDS encoding glutaminase — protein sequence MTVAIAAPPLGPLLHDLVRNHRPRRESGSVPANIPFLADVPFNKFGIAVATTSGQVFSSGDADVPFSIQSISKVFTLAMALQGDTTGRLWSRVLREPSGTPFNSLVQLEAEHGIPRNPFINAGALVVTDHLMEETYDAAAWVLRFLTAQAGVSGPYIDEAAAASELSGSSRNLALAHFLKDFGNLKRPAEAVVENYVRHCSIMMTCVELAKAGLFLAGEGRGTTGPVLSPSEAKRVGSIMLTCGMYDAAGEFAYRVGLPGKSGVGGGILVIVPGECSICVWSPRLDGKGNSLAGTAALADLSDRTGWSVF from the coding sequence ATGACCGTAGCGATTGCGGCCCCACCGCTCGGCCCCCTCCTCCACGACCTCGTGCGGAACCATCGGCCACGGCGGGAGTCTGGGTCTGTCCCGGCGAACATCCCGTTCCTTGCGGACGTTCCCTTCAACAAGTTCGGCATAGCCGTTGCCACCACTTCCGGCCAGGTCTTCAGCTCCGGCGACGCGGATGTCCCCTTCTCGATCCAGAGCATCTCCAAAGTGTTCACGCTAGCCATGGCCCTGCAGGGCGACACCACCGGAAGGCTGTGGTCCCGGGTCCTGCGTGAACCTTCAGGGACCCCGTTCAACTCGCTGGTCCAACTGGAGGCGGAACACGGGATCCCGCGGAACCCCTTCATCAACGCCGGCGCCTTGGTGGTCACGGACCACCTGATGGAAGAAACATACGACGCCGCCGCTTGGGTACTGCGGTTCCTCACCGCACAAGCGGGCGTCAGCGGGCCGTACATCGATGAAGCGGCGGCCGCCAGCGAGCTTTCGGGCAGCAGCCGCAACCTGGCGCTCGCGCATTTCCTGAAGGACTTCGGCAACCTGAAGCGACCGGCGGAAGCAGTGGTGGAGAACTACGTCCGCCACTGCTCCATCATGATGACCTGCGTTGAACTCGCCAAGGCAGGGCTTTTCCTGGCCGGGGAAGGCCGGGGAACGACGGGCCCCGTCCTGTCCCCGAGCGAGGCCAAACGCGTTGGCTCCATCATGCTGACCTGCGGCATGTACGACGCTGCCGGAGAGTTCGCGTACCGGGTGGGCCTTCCTGGCAAAAGCGGTGTAGGTGGCGGCATTCTGGTCATCGTTCCCGGCGAGTGCTCCATCTGTGTGTGGAGTCCCCGGCTCGACGGCAAAGGCAATTCCCTTGCCGGCACTGCCGCCCTCGCCGACCTTTCCGACCGCACCGGCTGGTCAGTTTTCTGA
- a CDS encoding PucR family transcriptional regulator, producing MTAVTVDDILSDLPLGFGSLILRPADGSAVERFLIMDAEDEKLDGDRAFVLLIGVRGRSALPALRRLLRNPPPVVAVKGNRQELSEAEELLRDAGTGLLLVDPAADWDRLLSIAKDRIQPRSYQSEVLTLLEEDLFAIAQTTARLTSSHVVIEDAANKVLAYSTVSNDIDELRKASILARRGPRKYELLLKDLGAYRELHGTRFPVRVPARPQDGLRERVAITLFAGNRIMGYIWLQETGDGFGPDVDQVLQGSAVRTSAELIRYRNQQSVHMREDRIARILSGPAEAAASAHSEKISADRPAALILIGISDVEADDAALKHGELANLASIHAAAYKASAIVGQFKGDTAVIVPGLQSAAAEPGLRGLAESIVRDARKHLGITPFAAVGPVVPDLLSIHSVTRMAEALLSCVGRSTTSSVATVDDFEGEILFREAVQNFASSAFRHRSLSALLSEDVELAETLRVYFEASLDVALCAQRMKLHKNTVYYRISKVSKVTGLDFGNPRDSLVALLHIQEWAETSNRKAGRK from the coding sequence ATGACTGCGGTGACGGTGGACGATATCCTCTCGGATCTCCCCTTGGGCTTTGGAAGCCTCATCCTCCGGCCGGCGGACGGCTCCGCGGTGGAACGTTTCCTGATCATGGACGCCGAGGATGAAAAGCTGGACGGTGACAGGGCGTTTGTCCTGCTGATTGGAGTCCGCGGACGGTCGGCTTTGCCCGCATTGCGCCGGCTGCTGCGGAACCCCCCGCCGGTGGTGGCCGTCAAGGGAAACCGGCAGGAGCTGTCCGAAGCCGAAGAGTTGCTGCGCGACGCCGGTACCGGCCTGCTCCTGGTGGACCCGGCAGCCGATTGGGACCGCCTGCTGTCTATCGCCAAAGACAGGATCCAGCCGCGCAGCTATCAGAGCGAAGTCCTGACGCTGCTGGAAGAAGACCTGTTCGCGATCGCCCAGACCACTGCCCGTCTCACCTCCAGCCATGTGGTGATCGAGGACGCGGCCAACAAGGTCCTGGCGTATTCCACCGTTTCCAATGACATAGATGAGCTTCGCAAAGCCTCCATCCTGGCCAGGCGCGGGCCACGGAAATACGAGCTGCTGCTCAAGGACCTCGGGGCCTACCGTGAACTGCATGGCACCCGGTTCCCCGTGCGCGTACCCGCCAGGCCCCAGGACGGACTGCGCGAACGCGTAGCCATCACGCTTTTCGCCGGTAACAGGATCATGGGCTACATCTGGCTCCAGGAGACCGGCGACGGCTTCGGCCCGGACGTTGACCAGGTGTTGCAGGGTTCCGCTGTCCGTACCTCGGCTGAGCTGATCCGTTACCGCAACCAGCAGTCCGTGCACATGCGGGAAGACCGTATTGCCCGGATCCTTTCAGGCCCCGCGGAGGCAGCAGCCAGCGCGCACAGCGAAAAGATCTCCGCTGACCGCCCGGCCGCTCTGATCCTGATCGGGATTTCCGATGTCGAAGCCGATGACGCCGCACTAAAGCACGGCGAGCTTGCCAACCTGGCTTCCATCCACGCCGCTGCCTACAAAGCTTCCGCAATCGTGGGGCAGTTCAAAGGCGACACCGCAGTGATTGTCCCCGGCCTGCAGTCTGCAGCAGCGGAACCGGGACTCCGGGGCCTTGCAGAGTCCATCGTCCGGGATGCACGCAAGCACCTTGGCATCACGCCTTTTGCGGCCGTAGGCCCGGTGGTCCCGGACCTGCTCTCCATCCACTCGGTCACCCGCATGGCAGAAGCACTGTTGAGCTGCGTGGGAAGGTCCACAACGTCCTCAGTGGCCACCGTGGACGATTTTGAGGGAGAGATCCTTTTCCGCGAAGCAGTACAGAATTTCGCGTCTTCGGCTTTCCGCCACCGCAGCCTCTCGGCCCTCCTGTCTGAGGACGTTGAACTGGCCGAAACGCTGCGGGTGTACTTCGAAGCTTCCCTTGATGTTGCCTTATGCGCCCAACGGATGAAGCTGCACAAAAACACCGTCTACTACCGCATCAGCAAGGTATCCAAAGTGACCGGACTGGACTTCGGCAACCCCCGGGACTCGCTGGTTGCCCTGCTGCACATCCAGGAATGGGCTGAAACATCCAATCGAAAAGCGGGCCGGAAATGA
- a CDS encoding HNH endonuclease signature motif containing protein: MESSAAVVQAEEAVDASVAAFMAALAGGSPAASGSAAASGGSRQGGRGAGGAPVAEALADDSIPLGAGAGVLGDDPLQRVVDAALDVLGGVARSEAKLAAAKALAAAVLAGATRAMNPPPGSPYEATAQDRSLVAEIGCALAIGDRAAGALLAEAHALTTSLPRTLAALQAGTISWAHARTMVDQAVRLDPSAAAALEAHFLDPEAPDVEAPDVEAPGAVRGCPMGEMPAYRFKAKARTWRERHHPESLEKRHAKSAADRRVEYWPDNDGMAWIAAYLPADQASAVWNRLTALSRGLQGPAEARTLTQLRADSFAAGLLNAGLLTSGTTSGGSGTASPRAEVLVTVPVFSLLGLTGEPAMLDGYGPIPASMARDLVAGGANSFYRVLVDPRDGAPLEIGRTSYRVSKAMRNWLRMRDGKCPFPGCSNNSFDNEADHLLAWHNGGTTGISNLGQPCPKHHKLRHASAWKPTPATKNEPPGWTSPTGRIYKSEHQDWEPPRWPEGAVPAELRALDDLVEMWPPPNDLSGVSLPNDLSGVSPPDGLPDAWPPAAGQSLQDLSLQDLYPKEEFPEDTFADWFLPGYQLPKDPLPEDVWWGMACQASAGVP; encoded by the coding sequence ATGGAATCGAGCGCGGCGGTGGTGCAGGCGGAGGAAGCGGTTGACGCTTCTGTCGCTGCGTTTATGGCTGCGCTGGCTGGCGGAAGCCCTGCAGCTTCTGGTTCCGCCGCTGCTTCTGGTGGTTCCCGTCAAGGCGGGCGTGGCGCTGGCGGGGCCCCTGTCGCCGAGGCTCTCGCTGATGATTCCATCCCGCTCGGTGCGGGTGCCGGCGTGCTCGGTGATGATCCGTTGCAGCGGGTTGTTGATGCGGCCTTGGACGTCCTGGGCGGGGTGGCTCGGTCGGAAGCGAAGTTGGCGGCGGCGAAGGCGCTGGCTGCGGCGGTCCTGGCCGGGGCCACAAGGGCGATGAATCCTCCGCCCGGATCCCCTTACGAGGCTACGGCGCAGGACCGGAGCCTGGTGGCCGAGATCGGGTGTGCGCTGGCCATCGGTGATCGGGCCGCCGGTGCTTTGCTGGCTGAAGCCCATGCCCTGACCACCTCGCTGCCCCGGACCCTGGCGGCGTTGCAGGCCGGGACCATCTCCTGGGCACATGCGCGGACCATGGTGGACCAGGCTGTACGCCTTGACCCGTCCGCGGCAGCGGCCCTGGAGGCGCACTTCCTGGACCCGGAGGCACCTGACGTGGAGGCACCTGATGTGGAGGCACCTGGTGCGGTGCGCGGGTGTCCGATGGGGGAGATGCCCGCCTACCGGTTCAAGGCCAAGGCCCGTACCTGGCGGGAACGGCACCATCCGGAGAGCCTGGAGAAGCGGCACGCCAAGTCGGCGGCGGATCGGCGGGTGGAATACTGGCCGGACAATGACGGGATGGCCTGGATTGCCGCGTACCTTCCCGCGGACCAGGCCTCGGCGGTCTGGAACCGGCTCACGGCACTCTCCCGGGGCCTGCAGGGACCTGCCGAGGCCCGCACCCTGACCCAGCTAAGGGCCGACAGTTTCGCCGCAGGGCTTCTCAACGCAGGGCTCCTCACCAGCGGCACCACCAGCGGAGGCAGCGGGACTGCCTCGCCCCGGGCCGAGGTCCTGGTCACCGTGCCCGTGTTCTCCCTGCTGGGCCTGACCGGGGAACCGGCCATGCTGGACGGGTACGGGCCCATCCCGGCGTCCATGGCCCGGGACCTCGTCGCCGGCGGTGCGAACTCTTTCTACCGGGTGCTGGTGGACCCGCGGGACGGGGCGCCGCTGGAAATCGGCCGGACCAGCTACCGGGTGAGCAAGGCGATGCGGAACTGGCTCAGGATGAGGGACGGCAAATGCCCCTTCCCCGGCTGCAGCAACAATTCCTTCGACAACGAGGCCGATCATCTCCTCGCCTGGCACAACGGCGGCACCACCGGGATCAGCAACCTCGGCCAGCCCTGCCCGAAACACCACAAGCTCCGGCACGCCAGCGCCTGGAAACCCACGCCGGCAACGAAAAACGAACCACCCGGCTGGACCTCACCCACAGGCCGGATCTACAAGAGCGAACACCAGGACTGGGAACCACCACGATGGCCGGAAGGGGCTGTGCCGGCAGAGCTCCGCGCGCTTGATGACCTTGTGGAGATGTGGCCACCGCCCAACGACCTTTCGGGAGTGTCGCTGCCCAACGACCTTTCGGGAGTGTCGCCGCCTGATGGCTTGCCTGATGCTTGGCCTCCAGCAGCCGGTCAGTCGCTCCAAGATCTGTCGCTCCAGGACCTGTATCCAAAGGAGGAGTTCCCCGAGGACACCTTTGCTGACTGGTTCCTGCCCGGATACCAGCTGCCCAAGGACCCACTGCCCGAAGATGTCTGGTGGGGAATGGCCTGCCAGGCAAGCGCCGGCGTCCCGTAA
- a CDS encoding zinc-dependent alcohol dehydrogenase: MTNQSSPPQQSSPSHATAYWTTAREHGELRPEELPTPGPDEALVRALYSGISKGTEMVVHAGAVPPRVAEEMRAPRQEGTFPGPVKFGYLSVGVVEEGPEGWPGQRVFCLNPHQDRYVVPVGSLTKIPDDVPSRRAVLTGTVETAVNALWEAGPRLGDRIAVVGAGLVGGMVATLLRTFPLQRLQLVDLDARRRHLADSLGVDFAHPDDALADCDIVFHCSASQEGLERSLQLVGDEGDVIEMSWYANREVTLPLGEDFHARRLSIRASQVGVVARARRHRRTSADRLDLAVSLLKDPVFDTFLTGISPFAELPGTVQDLANGKFEALCHVIEYPRDEDRENEDRQTKDPRQTREDQR; encoded by the coding sequence ATGACTAATCAATCCAGTCCACCGCAGCAATCCAGCCCCTCGCATGCAACCGCCTACTGGACCACAGCCAGGGAGCACGGCGAGCTGCGTCCTGAGGAGCTTCCGACCCCCGGACCGGACGAGGCCCTGGTCCGCGCCCTGTACTCCGGCATCAGCAAGGGCACGGAAATGGTGGTCCATGCAGGCGCTGTTCCGCCCCGGGTTGCCGAGGAGATGCGGGCACCCCGCCAGGAGGGAACCTTCCCCGGGCCGGTGAAGTTCGGGTACCTCTCCGTTGGGGTTGTCGAGGAGGGGCCGGAAGGCTGGCCGGGGCAGCGCGTCTTCTGCCTGAACCCCCACCAGGACCGCTACGTGGTGCCGGTTGGCTCACTGACGAAGATCCCCGACGACGTGCCCTCCCGCCGGGCAGTGCTCACCGGCACGGTGGAAACCGCCGTGAACGCATTGTGGGAGGCGGGTCCGCGGCTGGGAGACCGAATTGCGGTGGTGGGAGCGGGGCTGGTGGGCGGCATGGTTGCCACCCTGCTGAGGACCTTTCCGTTGCAGCGATTGCAGCTGGTTGACCTGGATGCGCGCCGGAGGCACCTGGCCGACTCCCTGGGCGTGGACTTCGCCCACCCGGATGACGCGCTCGCCGACTGCGACATCGTTTTCCACTGCTCGGCATCCCAGGAAGGCCTGGAACGGAGCCTGCAGCTCGTGGGCGACGAGGGGGACGTCATCGAGATGTCCTGGTACGCCAACCGCGAGGTCACCCTGCCGCTGGGGGAGGACTTCCATGCCCGGCGGCTATCCATCCGGGCCAGCCAGGTGGGTGTGGTGGCGCGTGCCCGCCGCCACCGCAGGACCAGCGCCGACCGCCTGGACCTTGCCGTCTCGCTGCTGAAGGACCCCGTATTCGACACCTTCCTCACCGGTATCTCGCCGTTCGCCGAGTTGCCCGGGACGGTTCAGGACCTCGCCAACGGGAAGTTTGAAGCCCTGTGCCACGTCATCGAATACCCCCGCGACGAAGACCGCGAGAACGAAGACCGCCAGACCAAAGACCCGCGCCAGACCCGAGAAGACCAGAGGTAA
- a CDS encoding 6-pyruvoyl trahydropterin synthase family protein, whose product MFSLTVRRHFMIAHSLPREAFGPAQALHGATFVAEVSFRRRTLNKDAIVLDIGAAGTIIEDVLAGLNYRNLDEHPDFAGKLSTTEALAEYIAHSVAEKLKDDDDGGQLKGIDVTLRENPDAWATYSLDLPAADLPAA is encoded by the coding sequence ATGTTCAGCCTGACCGTCCGCCGCCACTTCATGATCGCCCACAGCCTCCCCCGTGAGGCGTTCGGGCCGGCCCAGGCCCTGCACGGGGCAACCTTCGTCGCCGAAGTGTCCTTCCGCCGTCGGACGCTCAACAAGGACGCTATCGTGCTGGACATCGGCGCCGCCGGCACCATCATCGAGGACGTTCTGGCAGGCCTGAACTACCGCAACCTGGACGAGCATCCGGATTTCGCGGGCAAACTCAGCACCACCGAGGCGCTGGCGGAATACATTGCCCATTCAGTTGCGGAAAAGCTGAAAGATGACGACGACGGCGGCCAGCTTAAGGGCATCGACGTCACCTTGCGCGAAAACCCGGACGCCTGGGCCACCTACTCGCTGGACCTCCCGGCAGCGGACCTTCCAGCAGCCTGA
- a CDS encoding glycosyltransferase family 4 protein — protein sequence MPPIRLLVPGNIHHHSGGNVYNARLVRGLEVLGTEVEVIAVDGSWPEANARARRRLGRLLGAWEPDAGLQGTVILVDGLIAMGAPDELEFAAKAGRETWVLVHMPAPARYGLEARSLRAATGVLCTSTWARNVLAARHGLRGLKVALPGTDPAPLASGSTPPHIVTVAALLPNKDQLLVVGALGRLQDLEWTAALVGSDRADEEYTGKVRAAVQANGLGSRIQVTGELTGQALESAWQRADLSLLVSRAEAFGMVVTESLARGIPVIVRDGTGAVEALRLGIPGTDDDGPLPGAKVAFPADDDPANPALLAQVLRGWLEDPATRDSWRERAVGAAGTLPGWDRTAAVVLDAIRN from the coding sequence GTGCCCCCCATCCGTCTGCTGGTCCCCGGCAACATCCACCACCATTCCGGCGGCAACGTCTACAACGCGCGGCTGGTGCGGGGCCTGGAGGTTTTGGGGACAGAGGTCGAGGTAATCGCAGTGGACGGCTCCTGGCCGGAAGCCAATGCCCGCGCACGGCGCCGGCTGGGCAGACTGCTTGGCGCCTGGGAACCGGACGCAGGACTGCAGGGCACCGTGATCCTCGTGGATGGGCTGATCGCCATGGGCGCGCCGGATGAGCTGGAATTCGCGGCCAAAGCCGGCCGGGAAACCTGGGTGCTGGTCCACATGCCTGCCCCCGCCCGCTACGGACTTGAGGCAAGGTCCCTGCGTGCCGCCACCGGGGTGCTGTGCACCAGCACCTGGGCAAGGAACGTCCTGGCGGCACGCCACGGCCTTCGCGGGCTGAAGGTCGCCCTTCCCGGTACTGATCCGGCGCCGTTGGCTTCGGGATCCACGCCGCCCCATATCGTCACCGTGGCCGCACTCCTGCCCAACAAGGACCAGTTGCTGGTGGTGGGGGCACTGGGCCGGCTGCAGGACCTTGAGTGGACGGCAGCGCTGGTGGGATCAGACCGGGCAGACGAGGAATACACCGGCAAGGTTCGCGCTGCCGTTCAGGCGAACGGGCTGGGCAGCCGGATCCAAGTGACTGGAGAGTTGACCGGCCAGGCGCTGGAAAGCGCATGGCAGCGGGCGGACCTCAGCCTGCTGGTCTCCCGCGCTGAAGCATTCGGCATGGTGGTCACCGAGTCGCTCGCCCGGGGCATCCCGGTGATCGTGCGTGACGGGACGGGCGCCGTAGAAGCGTTGCGCCTGGGCATACCAGGTACGGACGACGACGGCCCGCTTCCCGGAGCGAAGGTTGCCTTCCCTGCCGATGATGACCCTGCCAACCCCGCCCTGCTGGCCCAGGTCCTCCGCGGCTGGCTCGAGGACCCCGCAACCAGGGATTCCTGGCGGGAGAGGGCGGTTGGGGCGGCGGGCACGCTGCCGGGTTGGGACCGGACAGCGGCGGTGGTGCTGGACGCCATCAGGAATTAG
- a CDS encoding nucleoside deaminase → MVSAEKKYNAWMGFALAEARRALATEDVPIGAVVIGPDGAVLGSGRNQREELGDPTAHAEIVAIREAAERLRQLSVLDGGSGDGWRLADCTLVVTLEPCAMCAGAIVLARIPRVVFGAWDEKAGAAGSVFDVLRERRLNHWVEVYPGVREAECAGLLREFFAGHRL, encoded by the coding sequence ATGGTCTCCGCAGAGAAAAAATATAACGCGTGGATGGGCTTTGCCCTTGCCGAGGCCCGCCGCGCCCTCGCTACGGAGGATGTGCCGATTGGCGCGGTGGTCATAGGGCCCGACGGCGCCGTGCTGGGTTCCGGCCGGAACCAGCGGGAGGAGCTGGGCGACCCCACCGCCCACGCCGAGATAGTTGCCATCCGGGAGGCGGCGGAGCGGTTGCGCCAGCTTTCAGTGCTCGACGGCGGCAGCGGCGACGGCTGGCGGCTCGCCGACTGCACGTTGGTGGTGACCCTGGAGCCCTGCGCCATGTGCGCCGGCGCCATTGTCCTGGCCCGGATTCCCCGGGTGGTTTTCGGTGCCTGGGATGAGAAGGCGGGGGCGGCAGGATCCGTCTTCGACGTGCTCCGCGAGCGCCGCCTGAATCATTGGGTTGAGGTTTATCCCGGGGTGCGCGAGGCTGAGTGCGCCGGGCTGCTGCGTGAGTTCTTCGCCGGGCACCGGCTCTAA